In Marivirga salinae, a single window of DNA contains:
- a CDS encoding UvrD-helicase domain-containing protein, producing the protein MYKENLFTVYKSSAGSGKTFTLTREYLKLAFQNPDHFKKILAVTFTNKATQEMKERIIHNLFDFSRKAPSDMGEQLKNILGFTDHQLQVKSQQLLISILHNYSRFSVQTIDRFFQNVMRSFARELSLQGDGELLLNTDEVRQAVLDLLMEDISDPNHIALKNWVIDFSISKLEDKGRWDIRKDILSFTEELMKDDFKIIENALNKEISDYDKLKVFKDKLNKIIAKFENTLDGISKKAFQLIDKKGLTLDDFSGKGSSAPNFFNKISKNKNYDLSDLLNKTVQKALDSNGDSLATKTSDKKELISQTASEGLVDCFHEAIEYIQKNLGEYRSAENILKNIYLIGITQHFNQRMQEYKQEEGIQFLSDTTQFLNQIIGTDPAESPFVYEKMGSFYDHFLIDEFQDTSTLQWQNFKLLVENSLAEGNENLVVGDVKQSIYRWRGGDWRLLLKGLKEDISPAFYHEDALSHNFRSKPHVIDFNNNLFTSLPEIIKAHAVNKSSNSFTEDAEHLLQDLPDAYNEVVQQKKKEYPYDGFVELQFFEEEQTDDGEKISWKEKALEKFIQDLERLQDLNIQLKDIGILVRRKAEGIEIQDYLEKYKKENPQKAKEYQYNIISDETLLLSSAHIVNFLLNCFQYLYTEDKIALAQIKFYYQKIINQDNSLIHEIVKVDGDDNYLPEEFLSAQKELMSLSLLEMSEKLIQIFKLKEIKKEKAYLSAFQDVLLDFGNKGGIPDFMEWWEQNSQSYAIKLQSDEHSARLMTIHKSKGLEFKICMIPLLEWTLSPNALMAPTLWVNTEGTQFSEIPYLPVKQTSSLKDSVFANAYWEEEVRSYLDNLNLLYVAMTRAGDALLVNTNAKGNSGYVSKLLLEFAEQQDDWQEAEMKLTIGSESDFALMAKDKEEKAEAFSTSSVNLTYYESHNWQDKLQIKHSQALLVDDSGLSKTDLGIYVHDIFSKLNDLSEIPVLLEKVKAEKMLNTEDYDSIQKLVKDNLHSESELLPWFQTDWEVKTEVPVLLPDGSLIRLDRVLLKNNEARILDFKTGQKSDQDNKQLNFYRNTLKKMGYEKVTAHIAYLNPLEIVEV; encoded by the coding sequence ATGTATAAGGAAAATCTCTTCACAGTTTATAAATCATCTGCAGGCAGCGGTAAAACTTTCACTCTCACAAGAGAATATTTAAAATTAGCCTTCCAAAATCCCGATCATTTCAAAAAAATACTAGCGGTTACTTTTACTAATAAAGCAACACAGGAAATGAAAGAACGGATTATTCATAATCTGTTTGATTTCTCCCGTAAAGCACCTTCCGACATGGGAGAGCAGTTGAAAAATATTTTGGGATTTACAGATCACCAATTACAAGTAAAATCCCAGCAATTACTTATTTCAATTCTTCATAATTACAGTCGCTTTTCTGTACAAACTATAGATCGATTTTTCCAAAATGTAATGCGTTCTTTTGCTAGAGAGTTAAGTCTTCAAGGTGATGGTGAACTACTTTTAAATACTGATGAAGTAAGACAAGCTGTACTTGATTTGTTAATGGAAGACATAAGTGATCCAAATCATATAGCCTTAAAAAATTGGGTGATCGATTTTTCCATTAGCAAATTAGAAGATAAAGGAAGATGGGACATTAGAAAAGATATACTTTCCTTTACTGAGGAATTGATGAAAGATGATTTCAAGATTATTGAAAATGCTTTAAATAAAGAAATTAGTGATTATGATAAGCTGAAAGTTTTCAAAGACAAGCTCAATAAAATCATAGCTAAATTTGAAAATACTCTGGATGGAATAAGTAAAAAGGCCTTTCAGTTAATCGATAAAAAAGGACTTACACTTGATGACTTCAGTGGCAAGGGGAGTTCAGCGCCTAATTTCTTTAATAAAATCAGTAAAAATAAGAACTATGATTTGTCAGACTTACTAAATAAGACGGTTCAAAAAGCCTTAGATTCAAATGGTGATTCACTAGCCACCAAAACATCTGATAAAAAGGAACTTATTTCTCAAACTGCATCTGAGGGATTAGTTGATTGTTTCCATGAGGCTATTGAATATATTCAAAAAAACCTTGGAGAATATCGGTCGGCAGAGAATATCCTTAAAAATATTTATTTAATAGGTATTACCCAGCATTTCAATCAAAGAATGCAGGAATATAAGCAAGAGGAAGGTATTCAGTTTCTCTCCGATACAACACAATTCTTAAATCAAATAATAGGAACAGATCCAGCTGAAAGTCCATTTGTTTATGAGAAAATGGGCAGTTTCTATGACCATTTTTTAATTGATGAGTTTCAGGATACATCGACTTTGCAATGGCAAAATTTCAAGCTTTTGGTTGAAAACTCTTTAGCCGAAGGGAATGAAAATTTAGTAGTAGGAGATGTGAAGCAATCCATTTACCGATGGCGAGGTGGAGATTGGCGATTGTTGTTGAAAGGTTTAAAAGAAGATATCTCTCCAGCTTTTTATCATGAGGATGCTTTAAGTCATAATTTCCGTAGTAAGCCTCATGTTATAGATTTCAATAATAATTTATTCACCTCCTTACCTGAAATCATAAAGGCTCATGCAGTTAATAAGTCATCAAATAGTTTTACCGAAGACGCTGAACATTTATTGCAGGATCTACCTGATGCCTACAATGAAGTAGTTCAGCAAAAGAAGAAAGAATATCCTTATGATGGATTTGTAGAACTTCAGTTTTTTGAAGAAGAGCAAACAGATGATGGCGAAAAAATCAGCTGGAAAGAAAAGGCTTTAGAAAAATTTATCCAAGATTTGGAGCGTTTGCAGGATTTAAATATCCAATTAAAGGATATCGGGATCTTAGTAAGAAGAAAAGCAGAAGGGATTGAAATTCAAGATTATCTAGAGAAGTATAAAAAGGAAAACCCACAGAAAGCTAAAGAATATCAATACAATATCATTTCAGATGAAACTTTACTTCTATCAAGTGCACATATTGTTAATTTTCTGTTGAACTGCTTTCAATATCTCTATACAGAAGATAAAATTGCACTGGCGCAAATTAAATTCTATTATCAGAAAATCATCAATCAAGATAATTCGCTGATCCATGAAATTGTGAAAGTAGATGGGGATGATAATTACCTTCCAGAAGAATTTTTATCTGCACAGAAAGAACTGATGAGTTTGAGTTTATTAGAGATGAGTGAAAAGCTCATTCAGATTTTCAAACTGAAAGAAATAAAGAAGGAAAAAGCTTACCTATCAGCCTTTCAAGATGTATTGTTAGACTTTGGAAATAAGGGAGGTATTCCAGATTTTATGGAATGGTGGGAACAAAATAGCCAATCCTATGCTATCAAACTGCAATCAGATGAGCATTCCGCTAGATTAATGACGATCCATAAATCTAAAGGATTGGAGTTTAAGATCTGTATGATTCCACTTTTGGAATGGACTTTAAGTCCTAATGCTTTAATGGCGCCAACTCTTTGGGTAAATACAGAAGGCACTCAATTTTCGGAAATCCCATATTTGCCAGTTAAGCAAACTTCCTCATTGAAAGATTCAGTATTCGCTAATGCTTATTGGGAAGAAGAGGTGAGGAGTTATCTGGATAACCTTAATCTATTGTATGTAGCCATGACTCGTGCTGGAGATGCGCTCTTAGTCAACACTAATGCTAAAGGGAATTCAGGTTACGTTTCTAAACTCCTATTAGAATTTGCTGAACAGCAAGATGATTGGCAAGAAGCGGAAATGAAATTAACAATTGGCTCAGAATCTGATTTTGCTTTAATGGCGAAAGATAAGGAGGAAAAAGCAGAAGCCTTTTCAACATCATCCGTTAACTTAACTTATTATGAAAGTCATAATTGGCAGGATAAATTGCAAATCAAACATTCCCAAGCTTTGCTAGTGGATGATTCTGGTCTTTCCAAAACTGATTTAGGAATTTATGTGCATGATATTTTTTCTAAGTTAAATGACCTTTCTGAAATTCCAGTTTTGCTTGAAAAAGTAAAAGCTGAAAAAATGCTGAACACAGAAGATTATGATTCTATTCAGAAATTGGTGAAAGATAATCTCCACAGTGAAAGTGAATTATTGCCTTGGTTTCAAACGGATTGGGAAGTAAAAACAGAAGTGCCTGTTTTATTACCTGATGGCTCATTAATCAGATTGGATAGGGTGTTACTTAAAAATAATGAAGCGAGAATATTGGATTTTAAAACAGGTCAAAAATCAGATCAGGATAACAAGCAGCTTAATTTTTATAGAAATACTTTAAAGAAAATGGGTTATGAAAAAGTCACAGCCCACATCGCATATTTAAATCCCTTGGAGATTGTTGAGGTTTAG